ttttcttttaatccatgaagaattttttttttaaaaaacgaagAGAAAATCTACCTACTAGTACTACTAGGCAAACACAATAATATGAGGGGGTTCCGACAACATCTATCACATGCTATTATTGGAAACAGATGTAACCAAAAAAAGTCtccagaaaagacaaaaaagggTGCAGACACAGACAGGATTCCGTCTtggatacaaaatataatagtaTGATACATTAAAAAGGATAAGCTGAGGAGTAAACCAACCAATAGAAGATCTCATCATCGCTACTTTGGTTGCTCTCTTGACTTCTCTGGAAATTAATCATATCTTTTTCACGATCTGAACAACATCCTCATCCTCGAGCTCGTGTTCCTGAGGTGTTTCCCATACATAAAATACCATGTCAAGACAGCAATTGTTAGTCAGGGATATTGTAatgattttaaagaatttacCGAAGAATATATTTCAGTCAAGGGATATTGTAACTATTGCAAGGCCCATCCCAAGAGTCTATAGTAACTATGAAAATCTTGGGAACTTTTGCTTAATTTGCAACAAAACTAACCTTTCCAACTCTCTGTGGCTTGTGTTTGGCACTTGAACCCCAAACCAAAGCGCTGCATCGTGAGATCATAAGTTAAGTACGTACTCATGAGCGATGATGCTCTTGAGCAAGAAACCATTTaacagagaaacagaacaatgaTCAGCATTCAGTTACTTACTACTTGAATTGTTTAAGCATGTCTTTGTGAATCCGGACGCAAAAGTCCTCTACCGTTCTCTTCTTGGAAGATAAGATAACCGGATCATCATAATCTGGATTCATTGCCTTCGGTTTTGTGTAGATTCGAGTTAAATCCAAGTATTCCCATATCTTATCCAGAAGACCGTCAAGATTCCACTCCAGATGCGCACTGCAGGATTATTATATCTCAATGaggggaaaaaataataataatttaaatgcTAATCCTCCTGCCTGTAATTTAACAACTATTTACCTGATAGGACAGTAATGAGGAAGTTTGTCCAAAATTTCAAGCTCCTCGAGTGTGATTTGATCGATCTTGTTGACAGCGTAGATACAGGGCATATATATCCGACTGCCCTCGATGACGTCAATGAGGTCATCAGCAGTTGCATCGTAGCGCAGGGTGATGTCAGCGTTGTGCATCCTGTACTCACCGCAAATCGCCTTGACAGTGTCGAGGTCAAGGTGTGTGGTTGTGACTGTAGAAGTTAGATTGATACCACCTTTGTCTTTTTTCCTAAACGTTAAATTTGGTGGTTCCTTGTTCAACCTAAATAGCATCAGTACACGATCGAGTTAGACTCCCCACCAGAAACTATCAAATATACGGTGTATGAAGGTTGTTATGTAAGCATTATTCTATACCTTATTCCAAATCCTTCGAGCTCTTTCTCAATAAGACGCTTGTGGGTAATTGGTTTTATGGCATCAAGAACGATTAAGATGCAGTTGCATGTCCTAGCAGTACTTATAACCTGGAAACAGTAAAGCGTCAAATATGATAAGAAAGGGTCAAAATATGAAATACTCAAGAGATTTATACACGACTTACCTGTCGTCCTCTACCTTTTCCATCTTTAGCACCCTCAATAATACCAGGAAGATCTAATAACTGCAAGCCCATTAAATGGGACATAGAAAAGAGTATTAGCATAAACTTCCAAAGTATAATTACATATCGTTTTGAGTTTAATCTAAGCACCAAGAAGTCATATACAAAGGCAAGGATTTCACTGTGTTTCACAAATTACCAAAATATAGGAAACAATTGGACAATGATGaattctcaatttttttctcCAACAAACAACAGACGCATAGATGTAGATAAACCTGGATTTTAGCTCCACGATATGTAATAACACCAGGAATGCAAGTCAAAGTCGTGAACTCATAAGAAGCAACCTGCACAAACAAAGTGCATGTACCTTCAGAAAATAGCGTATCAGCCAAAAATACAAACCTAATTCCAAGATTTATGTTCATCTATATCCAAGACAAGACTAGCAACCGTTCAGTCTTGCCTTATAAGTGATATTGCACAAGAAGTTGGTAAAAAAGAATCTAGAAATAGGATGACTTGGATACGTGGTAAGTTACAAAACTCCAATtacaacaagaaaaaaggaagttcaatattcataataaataactacaaacCTCGGAAAATGTCCCAGTCAGCTTGTTCAAGAGCGTTGATTTGCCAACAGAAGGAAACCCAACAAGTCCAACTCTCGAATCTCCACTTTTAGTCACATCAAAACCTTCACCAGCACCACCGCCAGCACCTTTGGTAGGTGGTGCAAGAAGGTCCCTCCGTAGCTTAGCAAGTTTGGCCTGCAAAGTggacaaatcaaaataaaagagaagcTACTAATGGTGCGGGAAAAAAGTACCAAATTCTAATATCGATATGGACTGATATTTCCTGCTTGCCTACTAGTAGTTAGCTTCACTCGTAAGATCCATGAAATAATTTTGCACCACGTTATTTGGTTTTAACAAATTGTTTGATAAATAGGACAATTCACAAGGGATCATGCCCGTAAATAATAATTCATCCTTGTGCCTTTTTCATGATTTGGGAGCGCTCATATTGATTATTCAGCAAAAACACCTAAACTATTCAATCTCATTCCCACtctcaaagatacaaaaaacaATTCCAAGAACTAAGCAACAATAAAATTCTCAGCTAGCTGGAAAATTTTACCTTTAACAAACCCAGATGATGAGAAGTAGCTTTATTCTTCTGTGTTTTAGCCATCTGcgacataaacaaacaaaaacaaaacaaaaaaacctcgTACTTGTGAGTCACACAGAttattacaaacaaaaagacacaattaaaatcatttctttGATTCAGACCTAACTTGGAAGAAGAAATATATCGGATTAACAGTTCTATGAATCCAAATATTGAAGAATCAGAGGAGGATTGAAAGATTACCTCATCTTCAATTTCTTTGATCTTCTGCATAATGGTCGACATGGCTGCGGagtcaaaacagagagagagagagcgctCACGGAGCCAACTTCCAAGGTAAAGAGGTTGAATGGGAGTAGTGAAAGGAAGAAGGACACCGGAATCTGAGGTAACAAAAGTGACGACGGACGAGAAAGAACCAGAGGATTCTCGAGGGTTTTCGTTTCGCCCACCTGATTACGACGACcgaaacacacacacagaacTGTCTACAACTCGGCCTGGTCCAACAACATCTTGGGCCTATATAACAACTAGATATCCAATTTGGTTTCCGGTTTAAGACATGTTGGAAAATTGagattttagtttggtttgattaATACTTTCTGAATTTTTAAAGTACTGTAAGGTTTTTTGGTTTAGCTGAATTTAAAATCGGTTTAGCCAAattcaaatgattttttctttttggtcaacatTACAACTTCTCCCTCAAACCGGTTTAGGTGATAGGAAGAAAGTGACAACCGAACCGGGGTAAAGTTGCCTCTTTGCTAACTCTGCTATCTATCAAGAAGAAGTTCTTCTTGAGATCGCTTGCCATTGCATATATGCTTTATTCTTTGGCTCGTCTTTTAACTCGTATCATTTGCTTTCTAGGCGTCTCCATCTCTGGTTCACTGTGTGGTCTTACTATTTTTGCTTGTGACTGTAAGCTGTTTACATCCGCCTCTTTTACCATTCTTGCTTAGTCTCATCTCCTGCAACTCCATCAACATACAGATTTAACTCTTTCTTCAATGATCCAATCAGGCTTGATACCTCTTTATGATCACTGATGTAGATTCTGGCTGCAGTGGTCTTTAACCGAACAGACTCTCAACCACTCAATAGAAAATGAATTCTTGTGTAGTAGTTAGCTAACTAAACCTCCTTTGATCTGTACAAGCAAATCGTCTAATACTTCGTAAATCTGATTAGCCTTTCCGTGAGATTTATCCTTGGACAAAAAGATGTGCACCTCGTTATCAATCAAAATCCAACTACGTCCAGGTTCTTTCACAACACCTTCAAACTTCATTCTTTCTCTTACCTTCTTTGCTTCACTCCACATACCCTTCGACGCATAAATATTAGAAAGCAAAGTAAACGATCCACTATCCTTTGGATCAGACAAAATAGCCATTTCAGCAGCATGTTCAGCTAATTCGACGTTTCCGGCCTTTGCACATCCACTCAGCAAGCTCCTCCATACTATAGCAGCTGGTTTTGTAGGCATTTTCTCAATTAACTCCCTTGCTTCGTTCAATCTACCAGCACGGCCTAAAAGAGATACCATACAAACATAGTGTTCGGTTTCTGGTTCAATTCCAAATCGAAGCATTAACTCAAATTGCTCCAGACCATCTTCTACAAGACCAGCATGGCTACAAGCTGATAAAATTCCCACAAAGGTGATGTAGTTAGGCTCTATTCCCTCACTCATCATTTTTTCAAGCATCTGAATAGCTTTTCTGCCTTCTCCATGATTCGAATACGAGGAGATGACAGAATTCCAACAAACCACATCTCTTGAAGCTGCTGAACCAAAAGCCTTATGAGCGTCTTCGGGACTACCACATTTGGCGTACATATCTAGTAGAGCATTTGTTATATACGGATTACGCTCTAAGCCTCTTTTCAGAAGCTGACAATGGAACTCTTGACCCAACTGAAGACTTGCTAGGTTGCCAGCTGCTGTAACCATGTCGGCAAAAGTAAATTCATCAGGTCTTTCTCTTGATAACTGTAATTCCAAAAACAGATTGAGAGCTTCTTCATTCTCTGATTGTTGAATATAACCTGAAAACATTGAATTCCAGATAACAAGATCCTTCTCTttcatttcatcaaacacaagCCTCGCATCCTTGAGACAGTAGCAATTTGAGTATACATCAATCAAAGCACTTCCAGCAAATATATTTAAGTTAACCCCATATTTGAACATCAATCCATGGATTTGTTTACTCAGTCCCAAGCTTGTTAAAGAAGCAGATGCACGTAGAAGGCTAACAAAAGTCAATAGGCTAGGTCGAACCAATCTGAACCTCATATTACGAAAGATGTCCAATGCTTCATGTAGTTCCCATTGTGTCCCAAGTCTCGAGTAACCTTCAATCATTGCATTAAATAAAACCACGTCATCAGAAGCgaatatatcaaaaacttttctGGCATCAGCCAAACAATCACATTTCGCATACATGTCAATCAAGCTGT
The sequence above is a segment of the Camelina sativa cultivar DH55 chromosome 10, Cs, whole genome shotgun sequence genome. Coding sequences within it:
- the LOC104716234 gene encoding developmentally-regulated G-protein 3; the protein is MSTIMQKIKEIEDEMAKTQKNKATSHHLGLLKAKLAKLRRDLLAPPTKGAGGGAGEGFDVTKSGDSRVGLVGFPSVGKSTLLNKLTGTFSEVASYEFTTLTCIPGVITYRGAKIQLLDLPGIIEGAKDGKGRGRQVISTARTCNCILIVLDAIKPITHKRLIEKELEGFGIRLNKEPPNLTFRKKDKGGINLTSTVTTTHLDLDTVKAICGEYRMHNADITLRYDATADDLIDVIEGSRIYMPCIYAVNKIDQITLEELEILDKLPHYCPISAHLEWNLDGLLDKIWEYLDLTRIYTKPKAMNPDYDDPVILSSKKRTVEDFCVRIHKDMLKQFKYALVWGSSAKHKPQRVGKEHELEDEDVVQIVKKI
- the LOC104716235 gene encoding pentatricopeptide repeat-containing protein At4g39530, translated to MMRSYGSWRKLQGTIRFYSSSASGLLEFVNVDFPSTIGIRGRRDFARLLQLRASDDLLLLYHNNVVHGQVIVSGLGSDTYLCNILMNLYSKSGGMVYARKVFEKMSERNLVTWSTMVSACNHHGFYDESLFVFLQFWRSRENSPNEYILSSFIQACSGLDGTGRLMVFQLQSFLVKSGFDRDVYVGTLLIDFYLKEGNIDYAKLVFDALPDKSTVTWTTMISGCVKMGRSYVSLQLFYQLMEGNVVPDGYILSTVLSACSILPFLEGGKQIHAHILRFGHEMDASLMNVLIDSYVKCGRVTAARKLFDGMPNKNVISWTTLLSGFKQNSLHKEAMELFTSMAKFGLDPDIYACSSILTSCASIQALEYGRHVHAYTIKANLGNDSYVTNSLIDMYAKCDCLADARKVFDIFASDDVVLFNAMIEGYSRLGTQWELHEALDIFRNMRFRLVRPSLLTFVSLLRASASLTSLGLSKQIHGLMFKYGVNLNIFAGSALIDVYSNCYCLKDARLVFDEMKEKDLVIWNSMFSGYIQQSENEEALNLFLELQLSRERPDEFTFADMVTAAGNLASLQLGQEFHCQLLKRGLERNPYITNALLDMYAKCGSPEDAHKAFGSAASRDVVCWNSVISSYSNHGEGRKAIQMLEKMMSEGIEPNYITFVGILSACSHAGLVEDGLEQFELMLRFGIEPETEHYVCMVSLLGRAGRLNEARELIEKMPTKPAAIVWRSLLSGCAKAGNVELAEHAAEMAILSDPKDSGSFTLLSNIYASKGMWSEAKKVRERMKFEGVVKEPGRSWILIDNEVHIFLSKDKSHGKANQIYEVLDDLLVQIKGGLVS